A genomic segment from Streptomyces sp. NBC_01233 encodes:
- a CDS encoding HlyD family efflux transporter periplasmic adaptor subunit: MQFRQKALSKLQSPEELDLPVRFARPQGRFVLAVTVVVMAAAGFWAFTGTVSSKLSAPGILTRAEGSYVLQTPVAGQVTGVLAEEGQLLAAGAPLLNVRTDQGDRPVRVVTAGRLTTLVAKVGSVVATGADVATVERVKDPEDPLVAVLYVPGGSGSAIPVGAPVDLSVQSAPQQQFGMLRGRVKAVGRAPQTPAQIGGFLGDSGLAEQFSGHGNPVAVLVQLELSSSTESGYRWSSADGPPYAVDSRTPVTGAVHLAARRPVDWLLP, translated from the coding sequence GTGCAGTTTCGCCAAAAGGCTCTTTCCAAGCTGCAATCGCCCGAAGAACTCGACCTGCCCGTTCGCTTTGCGCGCCCGCAGGGGCGGTTCGTCCTGGCCGTCACGGTCGTCGTCATGGCCGCGGCGGGCTTCTGGGCCTTCACGGGCACCGTGTCCTCCAAGCTGAGCGCCCCCGGCATCCTCACCCGGGCCGAGGGCAGTTACGTGCTGCAGACCCCGGTCGCGGGACAGGTGACCGGAGTCCTCGCCGAGGAGGGCCAACTACTGGCCGCCGGTGCGCCCCTGCTCAACGTCCGTACGGACCAGGGGGACCGCCCCGTGCGCGTGGTGACCGCCGGCCGGCTGACGACGCTGGTGGCCAAGGTGGGATCGGTCGTCGCCACGGGCGCGGACGTGGCGACCGTGGAACGCGTGAAGGATCCGGAGGACCCGCTCGTGGCCGTCCTGTACGTGCCGGGCGGTAGCGGCTCGGCGATCCCCGTGGGCGCCCCGGTCGACCTGAGCGTCCAGTCCGCCCCGCAGCAGCAGTTCGGCATGCTGCGCGGCCGCGTCAAGGCGGTCGGCCGTGCGCCCCAGACGCCGGCGCAGATCGGCGGCTTCCTCGGCGACAGCGGCCTCGCCGAGCAGTTCTCCGGCCACGGCAACCCGGTCGCCGTCCTCGTACAGCTGGAGCTCTCCTCCTCCACCGAGTCCGGCTACCGGTGGTCCTCCGCGGACGGGCCCCCGTACGCCGTCGACTCGCGGACGCCGGTCACCGGCGCCGTCCACCTCGCCGCGCGGCGCCCCGTCGACTGGCTGCTGCCATGA
- a CDS encoding NHLP family bacteriocin export ABC transporter peptidase/permease/ATPase subunit, with protein MTAPQTSHQTGAPPQAPQLPPAGRRRHRPETKGGGSRRRSASARTVPGAPRGKTPRPVRTPTVLQMEAVECGAAALAMVLGHYGRFVPLEELRIACGVSRDGSRASNLLKAARGYGLKAKGMQMDLAALAEVRAPAVLFWEFNHYVVYDGTGRRLGRRGVYVNDPGKGRRFVPMDEFDTSFTGVVLTFEPGDGFRRGGRKPGVLGAMPARLRGTSGTMAAAVVSSLLLVAVGASVPALSRTYIDMFLIGEQTSLLGVLFASMGVALVLTATLTALQQANLLRGRIISSTLGSSRFFRHLLRLPVAFYSQRNPADLVQRLQSNDAVAETLARDLAAAGVDAVVVVLYAVLLWTYDPQLTLVGVAVALLNVLAMRIVIRLRATGTQKLRAESARLTNTSYSGLQLIETMKATGGENGFFRRWAGQHAVTLDVQQRLGVPSAWLAIVAPTLAAFNSALILMIGGLRAVEGHLTVGLLVAFQALVTSFTAPISRLGGVAGRIQDFAADVARLKDVENFPVAPVHARREPAAGTRRLKGQVELDHVTFGYSPLDAPLLKGFSLSVGPGQQVALVGGSGSGKSTVSRLISGLYTPWEGAIRIDGMRLEDIPRGALAASVSFVDQDVFLFEGTVRDNVTLWDPTIADEAVIAALEDAAVHDVVARRPGGIHSRVEQDGRNFSGGQRQRLEIARALVRRPSVMVLDEVTSALDAVTEQVVIDNLRRRGCACVVIAHRLSTVRDSDEIVVLDRGTVVERGRHEHLVAAQGPYAALVKEH; from the coding sequence ATGACCGCGCCCCAGACCTCGCACCAGACCGGGGCACCGCCGCAGGCCCCTCAGCTCCCTCCCGCCGGACGCCGGCGCCACCGTCCCGAGACCAAGGGGGGCGGCTCTCGCCGCAGGTCCGCGTCCGCCCGTACGGTCCCCGGGGCCCCCAGGGGCAAAACGCCCCGCCCCGTACGCACCCCCACCGTGCTGCAGATGGAAGCGGTGGAGTGCGGCGCCGCCGCCCTGGCCATGGTGCTCGGCCACTACGGCCGCTTCGTCCCCCTCGAGGAACTGCGCATCGCCTGCGGCGTCTCCCGCGACGGCTCCCGCGCCAGCAACCTCCTCAAGGCGGCCCGCGGATACGGGCTGAAGGCCAAGGGCATGCAGATGGACCTGGCCGCGCTCGCCGAGGTGCGCGCACCGGCCGTCCTCTTCTGGGAGTTCAACCACTACGTCGTCTACGACGGCACGGGCCGCCGGCTCGGCCGCAGGGGCGTGTACGTCAACGACCCCGGCAAGGGCCGCCGGTTCGTCCCCATGGACGAGTTCGACACCAGCTTCACCGGTGTCGTCCTCACCTTCGAGCCCGGCGACGGCTTCCGTCGCGGCGGCCGCAAGCCGGGCGTCCTGGGCGCCATGCCGGCCCGTCTGCGCGGCACTTCGGGCACCATGGCCGCCGCCGTGGTCTCCAGCCTGCTCCTGGTCGCCGTCGGCGCGTCCGTGCCGGCCCTGAGCCGCACGTACATCGACATGTTCCTCATCGGGGAGCAGACGTCCCTGCTGGGGGTGCTGTTCGCCTCGATGGGCGTCGCCCTCGTCCTCACCGCGACACTCACCGCGCTGCAGCAGGCCAATCTGCTGCGCGGGCGCATCATCTCCTCGACCCTCGGCAGTTCCCGCTTCTTCCGGCACCTGCTCAGACTTCCGGTCGCCTTCTACTCCCAGCGCAACCCGGCCGACCTGGTCCAGCGCCTGCAGTCCAACGACGCGGTCGCCGAGACCCTCGCCCGGGACCTGGCCGCAGCGGGCGTGGACGCCGTGGTGGTCGTGCTCTACGCGGTGCTGCTGTGGACGTACGATCCGCAGCTCACCCTCGTCGGCGTGGCCGTGGCGCTGCTCAACGTGCTGGCGATGCGGATCGTGATCCGGCTGAGGGCCACCGGTACCCAGAAGCTGCGCGCCGAGAGCGCCCGGCTCACCAACACCTCGTACAGCGGTCTCCAGCTCATCGAGACGATGAAGGCCACGGGCGGGGAGAACGGCTTCTTCCGCCGCTGGGCCGGCCAGCACGCCGTCACCCTCGACGTGCAGCAGCGGCTCGGCGTGCCCAGCGCGTGGCTGGCGATCGTGGCGCCCACACTGGCGGCGTTCAACAGCGCGCTGATCCTGATGATCGGCGGCCTGCGGGCGGTGGAGGGGCACCTCACCGTGGGCCTGCTCGTCGCCTTCCAGGCCCTGGTGACCAGCTTCACCGCTCCGATCTCCCGACTGGGCGGCGTCGCCGGCCGGATCCAGGACTTCGCGGCCGACGTCGCCCGTCTCAAGGACGTCGAGAACTTTCCCGTCGCACCGGTCCACGCGCGGCGCGAGCCCGCCGCCGGCACCCGCCGCCTCAAGGGCCAAGTGGAGCTGGACCACGTCACCTTCGGCTACAGCCCACTGGACGCCCCGCTGCTCAAGGGCTTCTCGCTCTCGGTCGGCCCCGGTCAGCAGGTCGCGCTCGTCGGCGGCTCCGGCAGCGGCAAGTCCACCGTCTCCCGGCTGATCTCCGGCCTCTACACGCCCTGGGAGGGGGCCATCCGCATCGACGGGATGCGCCTGGAGGACATCCCGCGCGGCGCGCTGGCCGCTTCCGTCTCCTTCGTCGACCAGGACGTCTTCCTCTTCGAAGGCACCGTCCGCGACAACGTCACGCTGTGGGACCCCACCATCGCGGACGAGGCCGTCATCGCCGCGCTCGAGGACGCCGCCGTGCACGACGTGGTCGCCCGCCGGCCCGGCGGCATCCACAGCCGCGTCGAGCAGGACGGCCGCAACTTCTCCGGCGGCCAGCGCCAGCGGCTGGAGATCGCACGGGCGCTGGTGCGCCGCCCCAGCGTCATGGTCCTCGACGAGGTGACCAGCGCCCTGGACGCGGTGACCGAGCAGGTCGTCATCGACAACCTGCGCCGACGCGGCTGTGCCTGTGTGGTCATCGCCCACCGGCTGAGCACGGTGCGCGACAGCGACGAGATCGTCGTACTCGACCGGGGCACGGTCGTGGAACGCGGGCGGCACGAGCACCTGGTCGCGGCGCAGGGGCCGTACGCCGCACTGGTCAAGGAGCACTGA